In Saccharicrinis fermentans DSM 9555 = JCM 21142, a genomic segment contains:
- a CDS encoding sialate O-acetylesterase — MKFKVLVLLCLFFFYKQGFSQDPHFYIYLCFGQSNMEGQGRIEEQDSVANSRFKVMQAIDCSNLNREKAKWYPAVAPLCQCYSGLSPVDYFGRTMLDNLPHDITIGVINVAIGGCDIRLFDKDIYMNYDSTYTDQWFVEKVQAYGGNPYHHLISLARQAQGDGVIKGILLHQGETNTGDTQWPWYVKKIYNDMLKDLHLKAKQVPLLAGEVVHQEQHGSCASMNEIIATLPEVVKTAHVVSSRGCTAKADSVHFNVEGYRVLGNRYAEKMLQLKGAKHK, encoded by the coding sequence ATGAAATTTAAAGTATTGGTTTTATTGTGTCTGTTTTTCTTTTACAAACAAGGTTTTTCGCAAGACCCTCATTTTTACATTTATCTATGTTTTGGGCAGTCCAATATGGAAGGTCAGGGTCGTATCGAAGAGCAAGATAGTGTGGCCAATAGTCGATTTAAAGTGATGCAAGCTATCGATTGTTCCAACTTAAATAGAGAAAAGGCAAAATGGTATCCTGCAGTAGCCCCCTTATGCCAATGCTATTCGGGATTGTCGCCAGTTGATTATTTTGGCCGAACCATGCTGGATAATTTGCCTCATGATATTACCATTGGTGTTATTAATGTGGCCATTGGAGGCTGTGATATCAGGTTGTTTGATAAGGATATTTACATGAATTATGACAGTACCTATACCGATCAGTGGTTTGTTGAAAAGGTGCAGGCTTATGGTGGGAATCCTTATCATCATCTGATATCGCTGGCGAGACAAGCGCAAGGTGATGGTGTTATTAAGGGAATTCTTCTTCATCAAGGTGAAACAAACACAGGCGATACTCAATGGCCTTGGTATGTAAAAAAGATATATAATGATATGTTGAAAGATTTACATTTAAAAGCCAAACAAGTGCCACTATTGGCAGGTGAAGTGGTTCACCAGGAACAACATGGTAGCTGTGCAAGTATGAACGAAATTATAGCCACCTTACCTGAGGTGGTTAAAACCGCCCATGTGGTTTCGTCGCGAGGATGTACAGCAAAAGCGGATAGTGTGCATTTTAATGTCGAAGGTTATCGGGTTTTAGGTAATAGATATGCTGAAAAGATGTTGCAATTGAAGGGTGCTAAACATAAGTAA
- a CDS encoding glycoside hydrolase family 27 protein: MKKIATLLLVLSSLIGWGQKVQNIALTPPMGWNSWNTFGTEINEQLVMDMADAFVDLGLRDAGYEYLVLDDGWMAKERDEDNNLVADPNKFPNGMKKVVDYVHARRLKFGIYNCAGNKTCAGYPGSRSFEYQDAKRYAQWGVDFLKYDWCNTENLNAKGAYETMRDALYATGRPILFSICEWGDHEPWKWGEEMGHMWRVTGDIINCWDCTVGHGTWSSLGVWPIVKLRKDIRQYAGPGHWNDFDMMEVGNGMSAAEDRVHFSLWAMLASPLIMGNDLRSAAQETIEILTNEEVIAVNQDSLGIQAYCHSDEGDMEIWAKPLANGEWALAFVNMAKKDIQINYDWNKHPVKDDLSSRALELNKNIYKIRDLYHHKDLGNTQSFLKSNIKGHDVLMLRLEPNNK; encoded by the coding sequence ATGAAAAAGATAGCTACTTTATTGTTGGTGTTAAGTTCGTTAATAGGTTGGGGACAGAAAGTACAAAATATTGCTTTAACACCTCCTATGGGCTGGAATAGTTGGAATACGTTCGGCACAGAAATTAATGAGCAATTGGTAATGGACATGGCAGATGCATTTGTGGATTTAGGATTGCGTGATGCTGGTTATGAATATCTAGTGCTGGATGATGGTTGGATGGCCAAAGAAAGGGATGAGGATAATAACCTGGTGGCCGATCCGAATAAATTCCCCAATGGGATGAAGAAAGTGGTTGATTATGTACATGCTCGAAGACTGAAGTTTGGGATTTATAATTGTGCCGGAAACAAAACCTGTGCAGGATACCCCGGTAGTCGAAGCTTTGAATATCAAGATGCCAAAAGATATGCACAATGGGGTGTTGATTTTTTGAAATATGACTGGTGTAATACCGAAAACCTGAATGCCAAAGGTGCATACGAAACGATGCGTGATGCTTTGTATGCAACAGGACGACCTATTTTATTCAGTATTTGTGAATGGGGCGATCATGAGCCCTGGAAATGGGGCGAAGAAATGGGGCATATGTGGCGTGTGACGGGCGATATTATTAATTGTTGGGATTGTACGGTTGGTCATGGAACATGGTCGTCTCTTGGCGTGTGGCCTATTGTTAAATTACGAAAAGATATCCGTCAATATGCCGGTCCTGGCCATTGGAATGATTTTGATATGATGGAAGTGGGCAATGGTATGTCGGCTGCAGAAGATCGTGTGCACTTTAGCCTGTGGGCAATGCTAGCCTCACCTTTAATCATGGGTAATGATCTGCGTTCTGCAGCACAGGAAACGATTGAGATATTAACGAATGAAGAAGTAATTGCTGTTAATCAGGACTCTTTAGGTATACAGGCCTATTGTCATTCAGATGAGGGAGATATGGAGATATGGGCTAAACCTCTAGCCAATGGTGAGTGGGCATTGGCTTTTGTGAATATGGCTAAGAAAGATATTCAAATTAATTACGATTGGAATAAGCACCCTGTTAAAGATGATTTGTCGAGCAGGGCACTGGAACTAAATAAGAATATCTATAAAATACGTGATTTGTACCATCATAAGGATTTGGGTAACACCCAGTCATTTTTAAAATCAAATATTAAAGGACATGATGTGTTAATGCTTCGTCTTGAGCCAAATAATAAGTAA
- a CDS encoding glycosyl hydrolase has protein sequence MFDLLIAMKGEGVLFGHQDTYAYGISWNDVPGESDVKRVAGDYPALFGWELGGIEKGASANLDNVLFENIRKYAVKAFRQGGVNTFSWHPFSVIDRADSWSTEKHVVEKIIPGGIYHEAFKRDLDMLAYFFSL, from the coding sequence TTGTTCGATCTCCTGATAGCTATGAAAGGTGAAGGCGTTTTGTTTGGTCACCAAGATACCTATGCTTATGGTATCAGTTGGAATGATGTTCCTGGTGAATCTGATGTGAAGCGCGTGGCAGGTGATTATCCGGCGCTGTTTGGATGGGAATTGGGAGGCATTGAAAAAGGAGCAAGCGCTAATCTGGATAATGTATTATTTGAGAATATTAGAAAATATGCAGTGAAGGCCTTCCGGCAGGGTGGAGTGAATACCTTTAGCTGGCATCCTTTCTCTGTTATAGATAGAGCCGATTCGTGGAGTACAGAAAAGCATGTGGTGGAAAAGATAATTCCGGGAGGAATTTATCATGAGGCTTTTAAAAGAGATCTGGATATGTTGGCTTATTTTTTCAGCCTCTAG
- a CDS encoding beta-galactosidase codes for MIKKRLIVAMFLVGVCSSILAQNFFPKKDLMSVGVYYYPEHWSPDQWERDVKNIAKHGFEFIHMAEFAWAQMEPTERQFDFSWLDRMVELAEANGLKIILGTPTACPPVWLGEKYPDIYMMDANYQRKEHGTRANLSLSNPWVKEYTKRIVTAMARRYGNCKTVMGWQIDNEPEAKEDYSEAAQQAFRLWLKDKYGSVEILNEAWGTAFWSQRYASIDEVRIHNASNVGWWGVNPIALLDYKRFTADTQAAYLDLQAHELRKHIAKYQFVTTNYVAKGSQSDPGRSQQMDFASFTAYPNYGSANLGELGFRLGDYSVLMFANDYYPSLNGTSGVMELQPGQVNWAQYNALLQPGTVRMWLWHCFAASNSFACTYRYRQVLYGAEQYHHGITSTDGLSLSQGGKEYVQVIQEIKRLRELYQPHLTMPKKLQQRKAAILWSFDNLWSLERQKQTNQWNTWKHMQRYQQVLHSLGAPVSFISEQDDFNEYPFLIVPAYEMVDEALVEKWKAYVRQGGKLIISARTGAKNKNAHLWEDNLSGIMNSLIGGELTSFDMLPKGKTGSIMMNGKAYSWSAWGEHMRPYEHAGVLASYDDQFFQGTACVISNEIGRGKVWYLGVVSCDGLLERDVIRNAYEQSKVGVESYPEGVLVGYRDGFMVAVNYSSEDYILQYAGHYLVGDRILKPADVAVWMVDEGI; via the coding sequence ATGATCAAAAAGAGGTTGATAGTAGCTATGTTTTTGGTGGGAGTATGTTCTTCCATATTAGCTCAGAATTTTTTTCCAAAAAAAGACTTAATGTCTGTTGGGGTTTATTACTATCCTGAACATTGGTCGCCTGATCAGTGGGAGCGAGATGTGAAAAATATTGCTAAACACGGTTTTGAATTTATTCACATGGCAGAATTTGCCTGGGCGCAGATGGAACCAACCGAAAGACAATTTGATTTTTCATGGCTCGATCGAATGGTAGAACTGGCTGAAGCAAATGGTCTTAAAATAATATTGGGAACGCCAACAGCTTGTCCTCCGGTTTGGTTAGGTGAGAAATATCCTGATATTTATATGATGGACGCCAACTATCAGCGAAAAGAGCATGGAACAAGAGCCAATTTATCCTTATCAAATCCTTGGGTAAAGGAATATACAAAGCGCATTGTAACGGCTATGGCCAGGCGCTATGGGAACTGTAAAACGGTAATGGGCTGGCAGATAGATAATGAGCCTGAGGCAAAGGAAGATTATAGTGAAGCAGCTCAACAAGCCTTTCGATTGTGGTTAAAGGATAAGTATGGTTCCGTGGAGATATTAAATGAAGCTTGGGGAACCGCATTTTGGAGTCAGCGCTATGCTTCTATCGATGAGGTTAGGATTCATAATGCCTCCAATGTAGGTTGGTGGGGTGTGAATCCTATTGCTTTGTTGGATTATAAAAGATTTACGGCTGATACACAGGCGGCTTATCTGGATCTGCAGGCGCATGAGTTGCGCAAACATATCGCGAAATATCAATTTGTCACAACAAACTATGTGGCAAAGGGAAGCCAGTCTGATCCTGGAAGAAGCCAGCAAATGGATTTCGCTTCTTTTACTGCTTATCCGAATTATGGAAGTGCTAACTTGGGGGAGTTGGGTTTTCGTTTGGGTGATTATTCTGTATTGATGTTTGCCAATGATTATTACCCATCGCTAAATGGTACGTCAGGCGTTATGGAGCTGCAACCGGGACAGGTAAATTGGGCACAGTATAATGCATTGCTTCAGCCAGGAACTGTGCGTATGTGGTTATGGCATTGTTTTGCCGCTTCCAATTCTTTTGCCTGTACTTATCGTTACCGACAAGTGTTATACGGAGCGGAACAGTATCATCATGGTATTACCTCCACCGATGGGCTTAGTTTGAGTCAGGGAGGCAAGGAATATGTCCAAGTCATACAGGAAATCAAACGTCTGCGTGAATTGTATCAACCTCATTTGACAATGCCGAAAAAATTACAGCAACGAAAAGCAGCTATTTTGTGGTCCTTTGATAATCTGTGGAGTCTGGAACGGCAGAAACAAACTAATCAGTGGAATACATGGAAACATATGCAGCGCTATCAGCAAGTTTTGCATTCCCTGGGAGCTCCTGTTTCTTTTATCTCAGAGCAGGATGATTTTAATGAATATCCCTTTTTAATAGTTCCTGCCTATGAAATGGTTGATGAGGCTTTGGTGGAAAAATGGAAAGCGTATGTACGTCAGGGAGGAAAGCTGATTATTAGTGCACGGACAGGTGCCAAAAATAAAAATGCACATCTGTGGGAAGATAACTTGTCTGGCATTATGAATAGCCTGATTGGAGGTGAGCTTACTTCTTTTGATATGCTGCCTAAAGGAAAAACGGGTAGTATCATGATGAATGGTAAAGCGTATTCCTGGAGTGCATGGGGCGAACATATGAGGCCTTATGAGCATGCCGGAGTCCTGGCTAGTTATGATGATCAGTTCTTTCAGGGGACCGCGTGCGTAATATCCAATGAAATAGGACGTGGAAAAGTGTGGTATTTGGGAGTGGTGTCTTGCGATGGCCTTCTGGAGAGGGATGTGATAAGGAATGCTTATGAACAAAGTAAAGTAGGTGTTGAAAGTTATCCTGAAGGGGTTCTTGTAGGTTATAGAGATGGTTTTATGGTGGCGGTTAACTATTCTTCAGAGGACTATATTTTACAGTATGCAGGTCATTATTTGGTGGGAGATCGCATCCTAAAACCAGCAGATGTGGCTGTGTGGATGGTTGATGAAGGCATATGA
- a CDS encoding hybrid sensor histidine kinase/response regulator transcription factor, whose amino-acid sequence MNKFILTLTISLMLLLEVAGQQQYSFLQVNSADGLVSNRITCIHKGSRGFIWIGTKAGLSRYDGVRVVNYKHDSNDSTSLPNNYIIKIQEDASGNLLIQTGTAFFVYNIHKEKFCLDINKYLGIKPGALYIEGIYCDRNKEIWIKTYHQRYYQKWNRDKHVLEDKFQSTIKEETPLIDFKHANNAYYYLFSDGRIECYDELTFDLLFTNDFLLGKAEGGSLTPGIFVDKENDIWFYGNNNGVFHYNSLSGEWTNYSKNKGNRGLSSDIIYEVIQDDKGLMWVATDHGGINIINKYSGEIVKLKHQSDNDKSIAGNSVTDLYVDDNHIIWAATNKNGVSYYHESIHKFQHYRNLLSDSNSLPFNDVNCFLEDKIGNLWIGTNGGGLVYYNRALNTYKTYKYNKYDTLSLSSNVVMSLFIDGQENLWIGTYAGGVNRFDGHHFKRYQFKTHWNSGLMNDNIWSIIEDKDHQIWIGTNGGGIEIYDKDKDLFYPLHNNGQFNIPTKYIADLHQLANGNVLVGTAYGAFLYDTKEQRYKRIPGLNEGLSFVNKVVNAVFEDSRGLYWLATNEGLIVVDPHSSYVKAFTREDGLPEHIMNCIVEDEFQTIWVSKSTGLSQIIVHKSSRDKEYNFHIYHFTEADGLQANEFNPNAGYKTKNNELLFGGVNGFNLFKSKNIKSNKALCKVMLTGLQVYNQNVLPDHIIRNVKLLDESITTTKQIVLKHSMNVFSIDFAALNYFIPEKINYKYKLEGFNEEWLTLNNVQPRVSYTNLNAGEYVFKVKASNNDGVWGDDYTSLKISVLPPFYATPIAYVMYGLFFFLILIYYRFSALSKERLKFSIEQERLLSKKNHEMDEMKLRFLTNVSHEFRTPLTLILTPLHKLLAQDNSMANRKLLEVIDRNAHHLLRLVNQLLDFRKLELHGMRYNPSYGDIVSFLHGVIGNFQEAFEKKNIDFQFLHDKDSFMFNFDSDKLQKVIMNLLSNALKFTPPKGMVKLKLNVDQQLNMVCILIKDNGIGIRKEDMDKIFERFYQSAYNQKLGLSGSGIGLNLAKEMVLLHKGTIAVESTEGEGAAFTVRLPVEISQDNEENVMSKSEQHALDSEKNVSIKGKPLVLLVEDNDDFRTFMRDALYDQFTVLEAADGEIGYEMVQQKMPDLIISDVMMPNKDGLDLCRMLRADIKTSHIPMILLTARTADEDKIRGLEYGADDYITKPFNMELLILRINSLLQKRSEMQKEFQKTIEINPSEVHITSMDEKLMKKAIELVEENIAEPDFSVIEFSKKLGMSRVHLYKKLTAITGKSPVEFIRIIRLKRGAQLLEKSQMSIAEVAYAVGFNSPRYFSKYFKEEYGMLPTAYVKAHAVPSHNKK is encoded by the coding sequence ATGAATAAATTTATTCTTACGCTCACCATATCATTGATGTTGCTTTTGGAGGTAGCTGGACAACAGCAGTATTCATTTTTACAGGTGAATAGTGCTGATGGCTTGGTGAGTAACCGAATTACCTGTATACATAAAGGATCGAGAGGTTTTATATGGATAGGGACAAAGGCAGGTTTAAGCAGATATGATGGTGTGCGGGTCGTTAATTATAAACACGATTCAAATGATTCTACTTCATTGCCCAATAATTATATCATAAAAATTCAGGAAGACGCCAGCGGTAACTTGTTGATTCAAACAGGAACTGCTTTTTTTGTTTATAATATTCACAAGGAAAAATTTTGCCTGGATATCAATAAATATTTGGGTATTAAGCCGGGAGCACTTTATATAGAAGGGATTTATTGTGATCGTAATAAGGAAATTTGGATAAAGACATACCATCAACGCTATTACCAGAAATGGAATAGAGATAAGCATGTACTGGAGGATAAGTTCCAATCAACAATAAAGGAAGAGACGCCATTGATAGATTTTAAACATGCCAACAATGCCTATTATTATCTGTTTAGTGATGGCCGTATTGAGTGCTATGACGAGCTTACATTTGATCTTTTATTTACAAACGATTTTTTATTGGGTAAAGCGGAAGGAGGAAGCTTGACACCAGGCATCTTTGTTGATAAAGAGAATGATATTTGGTTTTATGGTAATAACAATGGTGTTTTTCATTATAATTCATTGTCCGGAGAATGGACTAATTACAGTAAGAATAAAGGAAATAGAGGCTTAAGCAGTGATATTATTTATGAGGTAATACAAGATGATAAGGGCTTAATGTGGGTAGCTACAGATCATGGAGGAATCAATATCATCAATAAATACTCTGGTGAAATTGTGAAGCTGAAACATCAATCAGATAACGACAAAAGCATAGCAGGTAATTCTGTTACCGATTTGTATGTTGATGATAACCATATTATTTGGGCAGCAACCAATAAAAACGGTGTGAGTTATTATCACGAGAGTATCCATAAGTTTCAGCATTACAGAAACCTTTTGTCGGATAGTAATAGTTTGCCTTTTAATGATGTAAATTGTTTCCTGGAGGATAAAATTGGTAACTTATGGATTGGAACCAACGGAGGAGGGCTGGTTTATTATAACAGAGCATTAAATACTTATAAGACTTACAAATACAATAAGTATGATACTTTATCTTTAAGTAGCAATGTGGTGATGAGCCTCTTTATTGATGGTCAGGAAAATCTCTGGATTGGAACATATGCCGGTGGTGTCAACCGCTTTGATGGGCATCATTTTAAAAGATATCAATTTAAAACGCATTGGAATAGCGGATTAATGAATGATAATATTTGGTCTATTATTGAAGATAAGGATCATCAGATTTGGATAGGTACCAATGGTGGAGGAATAGAGATTTACGATAAAGATAAGGACCTTTTTTATCCATTGCATAATAATGGACAGTTCAATATACCTACTAAGTATATTGCCGATTTACATCAGCTAGCCAATGGAAATGTGTTAGTAGGAACTGCCTATGGTGCTTTTTTGTATGATACCAAGGAACAGCGCTATAAAAGGATTCCTGGGCTTAACGAGGGCTTGAGCTTTGTCAATAAAGTGGTCAATGCAGTCTTTGAAGATTCAAGAGGATTATATTGGTTGGCTACGAATGAAGGGTTGATCGTTGTTGATCCGCATTCGTCTTATGTTAAGGCGTTTACACGAGAGGATGGATTGCCGGAGCATATTATGAACTGTATTGTGGAAGATGAGTTTCAAACGATTTGGGTTAGTAAATCAACTGGTCTGAGTCAAATAATTGTCCATAAATCCTCCCGGGATAAGGAATATAATTTTCATATCTATCATTTTACAGAGGCAGATGGTCTTCAAGCCAATGAGTTTAATCCTAATGCGGGCTATAAAACAAAGAATAACGAATTGCTTTTTGGAGGAGTAAATGGTTTCAACTTGTTTAAATCAAAGAATATCAAGAGTAATAAAGCCTTGTGTAAAGTCATGCTCACTGGTTTGCAGGTGTATAATCAAAATGTTTTGCCAGATCATATCATCAGGAATGTAAAACTACTGGATGAGTCTATTACCACGACAAAGCAAATTGTATTAAAGCATTCCATGAATGTGTTTTCTATTGATTTTGCAGCGTTGAACTACTTTATACCTGAAAAGATTAATTATAAATACAAGCTTGAAGGGTTTAATGAGGAATGGTTAACCTTGAATAATGTGCAGCCTAGGGTGAGCTATACGAATTTAAATGCAGGTGAATATGTATTTAAAGTAAAAGCATCCAACAATGATGGTGTATGGGGGGATGATTATACGTCGCTAAAGATTAGTGTATTGCCTCCTTTTTATGCAACGCCGATCGCTTATGTTATGTACGGCCTCTTCTTCTTTCTTATACTGATTTATTATCGTTTTTCAGCATTAAGTAAAGAACGTCTGAAGTTCTCGATTGAACAGGAACGCTTATTGTCCAAAAAAAATCATGAAATGGATGAAATGAAATTGCGATTCTTAACCAATGTAAGTCATGAATTCAGAACCCCCTTGACGCTTATCTTAACTCCTCTTCATAAATTGTTGGCGCAAGATAATTCAATGGCCAATCGAAAATTATTGGAGGTCATAGACCGGAATGCTCATCACTTGCTTAGACTTGTGAATCAGTTACTGGACTTTAGAAAACTGGAACTCCATGGAATGCGTTATAACCCTTCGTATGGAGATATTGTTAGCTTCTTGCATGGTGTAATTGGTAATTTTCAAGAAGCTTTTGAGAAAAAGAATATTGATTTTCAGTTTCTTCATGACAAGGATTCTTTTATGTTTAATTTTGATAGTGATAAACTGCAGAAGGTTATCATGAATTTATTGTCCAATGCATTAAAGTTTACGCCACCTAAAGGTATGGTAAAGCTTAAGCTGAATGTGGATCAACAGTTAAATATGGTTTGTATTCTCATCAAAGACAATGGTATTGGAATTAGGAAAGAGGATATGGATAAGATATTCGAACGTTTTTATCAATCGGCATATAATCAAAAACTGGGTTTGTCCGGAAGTGGAATTGGACTCAACCTTGCCAAAGAAATGGTGCTGCTCCATAAAGGAACCATTGCGGTTGAAAGTACGGAAGGCGAAGGGGCTGCATTTACCGTGCGTTTACCTGTTGAAATTAGCCAAGATAACGAAGAAAATGTAATGAGTAAAAGTGAGCAGCACGCACTGGACTCAGAAAAGAATGTAAGTATAAAGGGAAAGCCTTTGGTACTCCTGGTAGAGGATAATGATGATTTTAGAACATTTATGAGAGATGCCCTCTATGATCAGTTTACGGTATTGGAAGCCGCTGATGGTGAGATTGGCTATGAAATGGTGCAACAAAAAATGCCTGATTTAATTATCAGCGATGTGATGATGCCCAATAAAGATGGTCTTGACCTATGCCGAATGCTTAGAGCGGATATCAAAACATCACATATTCCGATGATATTGTTGACTGCCCGAACAGCCGATGAAGACAAAATTAGAGGATTGGAATATGGAGCAGATGACTATATTACCAAGCCGTTTAATATGGAATTGTTGATATTGAGAATTAATAGCTTGCTTCAAAAAAGAAGTGAGATGCAAAAAGAATTTCAAAAAACAATTGAAATAAATCCCAGCGAGGTTCATATTACTTCAATGGATGAGAAGTTAATGAAAAAAGCCATTGAACTGGTTGAAGAAAATATAGCAGAACCTGATTTTAGTGTGATAGAATTTAGTAAAAAGTTAGGGATGAGTCGGGTTCATTTGTATAAAAAGCTAACCGCAATTACCGGAAAGTCTCCCGTTGAATTTATCCGTATTATCCGTTTAAAACGCGGTGCGCAACTGTTGGAGAAGAGTCAAATGAGCATCGCAGAGGTGGCCTATGCCGTTGGTTTTAACAGCCCACGTTATTTTAGTAAATACTTCAAAGAAGAGTACGGAATGTTACCCACCGCTTATGTAAAAGCACACGCTGTACCTTCACACAATAAGAAATAA
- a CDS encoding MFS transporter, producing the protein MSQKLGWTIGGSVTLWLLAFYGFEANVEQSAHTIQGIKYMMSFVPGAAALLSGLAIMFYPLSDQKVEGIINDLELRSK; encoded by the coding sequence ATGTCTCAAAAGCTTGGCTGGACCATCGGTGGTTCTGTTACTTTATGGCTGTTGGCTTTTTATGGTTTTGAGGCCAATGTGGAACAATCAGCGCATACCATTCAGGGTATTAAATACATGATGAGTTTTGTGCCTGGTGCAGCCGCTCTTCTGTCTGGTTTGGCCATCATGTTTTATCCGTTGAGCGACCAAAAAGTAGAAGGCATTATAAATGATTTAGAGTTGAGAAGTAAATAG
- a CDS encoding glycoside hydrolase family 43 protein, whose protein sequence is MKKILKKWSVIIVWLWCMLGWLAAQELPTTFKNPILAGFHPDPSICRVGDDYYLVNSTFVWFPGLPIYHSKDLVNWKLIGHAIDRPDQVNLDGLPDKLGLFAPTIRYHDGLFYIVNTCVGCKMNFYITASNPAGPWSDPIWLTDAPGIDPSLYWDEDGTCYYTGMTGVEKEEWPTQTVVFNQELDLQQQKLVGDRYYLTNGHANNASYTEGPHIYKVKDKYLLLVSEGGTGLYHALTAHHSDSINGPYVSDYINPVMTHRHLGEDYPLHAIGHGDLIQTQNGEWWCIMLGKRRIHKETTLGRETFLSKVIFEGQTPIFNPGEGKVLMEQLRPDLPWTPVEEDATRDDFQGESLGMKWCTIRTPQETFYRVDEGKLRLRLRKQVMDSLVNSSVLLQRVQHHCFEMTTKMSFRTSKHHEQAGITLYRTNENNYKLMKDDEGLVLIKSFEGNNEVVERLPYKSKEVYLHVEGSGLKVQFSIGKSLHNLKPIGGMQSLVVIADGHGNTQFNGPGIGMYASSNGKESDNWAIFDWFEYKGL, encoded by the coding sequence ATGAAGAAGATATTAAAGAAATGGAGTGTGATCATCGTATGGTTGTGGTGTATGCTTGGGTGGCTTGCTGCGCAGGAGCTTCCTACGACCTTTAAGAATCCTATTCTGGCAGGTTTTCACCCTGATCCTTCTATTTGTAGGGTGGGGGATGATTATTATTTGGTGAATTCAACCTTTGTGTGGTTTCCAGGTTTGCCAATATATCACAGTAAAGATTTGGTGAACTGGAAATTAATAGGGCATGCTATTGATAGGCCTGATCAGGTGAATTTAGATGGTTTGCCTGATAAGTTGGGTCTGTTTGCGCCAACCATACGCTATCATGATGGTCTGTTTTATATTGTTAATACCTGTGTGGGGTGTAAAATGAATTTCTATATAACTGCCAGTAATCCTGCAGGACCGTGGTCTGACCCGATATGGCTAACTGATGCACCGGGTATTGATCCCTCGCTGTATTGGGATGAGGATGGTACTTGTTACTATACGGGCATGACGGGAGTAGAAAAGGAAGAGTGGCCTACGCAAACGGTCGTTTTTAACCAAGAATTAGATTTACAACAACAGAAGTTGGTAGGTGATCGTTATTACTTAACGAATGGACATGCCAATAATGCATCATATACCGAGGGGCCACATATATATAAAGTAAAGGACAAATATCTATTGTTGGTTTCGGAGGGTGGAACAGGACTGTATCATGCATTAACAGCTCATCATAGCGATTCGATCAATGGACCTTATGTTTCTGATTATATCAATCCTGTGATGACCCATCGTCATTTGGGCGAAGATTATCCGTTGCATGCCATTGGGCATGGAGACCTGATACAGACTCAAAATGGCGAGTGGTGGTGTATAATGTTGGGTAAACGTCGCATCCATAAAGAAACCACCTTGGGTAGAGAGACCTTCCTTTCGAAAGTAATCTTTGAAGGTCAAACTCCTATTTTTAACCCCGGTGAAGGAAAGGTGTTAATGGAACAACTACGACCGGATTTACCTTGGACACCTGTGGAAGAAGACGCGACGAGAGATGATTTCCAAGGAGAATCTCTTGGGATGAAATGGTGTACCATCCGTACTCCTCAAGAGACATTTTATAGGGTGGATGAGGGAAAATTACGATTAAGGCTTAGAAAACAGGTGATGGATAGCTTGGTTAACTCATCTGTTTTGTTGCAGCGTGTTCAGCATCATTGCTTTGAGATGACTACTAAAATGAGCTTTCGTACATCCAAACATCATGAGCAAGCAGGTATTACCTTGTATAGAACCAATGAAAACAATTATAAGTTGATGAAAGATGATGAGGGTTTGGTTCTCATAAAGTCTTTTGAAGGAAACAATGAAGTCGTAGAACGGTTGCCATACAAAAGCAAAGAGGTTTATTTGCATGTGGAGGGAAGCGGTTTGAAAGTTCAGTTTAGTATAGGGAAATCGTTGCATAATTTGAAACCCATTGGAGGTATGCAGAGTTTAGTAGTGATTGCTGATGGTCATGGCAATACTCAATTCAATGGGCCTGGGATAGGTATGTATGCAAGTAGTAATGGTAAAGAATCTGATAATTGGGCCATCTTTGATTGGTTTGAGTATAAGGGTTTGTGA